One Xenopus tropicalis strain Nigerian chromosome 8, UCB_Xtro_10.0, whole genome shotgun sequence genomic window carries:
- the slitrk2 gene encoding SLIT and NTRK-like protein 2, whose product MLSSIWLLSVISLTGILKTESRKTAKDICKIRCVCEEKENVLNINCENKGFTSVSLLLPPQSRIYQLFLNGNLLSRLYPNEFVNYSNAVTLHLGNNELQEIKTGAFNGLKTLKRLHLNNNKLEVLREETFQGLESLEYLQADYNFISIIEAGAFSKLNKLKVLILNDNLLLSLPNNVFRFVLLTHLDLRGNRLKMLPFAGVLEHIGGIMEIQLEENPWNCTCDLIPLKAWLDTITVFVGEIVCETPFRLHGKDVTQLTRQDLCPRKSSSDTNQRPAFSDPRIHRIPPTFNPAIIPTRVPKASRPPKTRNRPTPRVTVSKDRQIFGPIMVYQTKSPVPLTCPESCVCTSQNSDSGLNINCQERKISNISDLQPKPTHPRKLYLTGNYLQTVYKADLLEFGSLDLLHLGNNRIAMIQEGAFSNLTSLRRLYLNGNYLEILYPSIFDGLYSLQYLYLEYNVIKDILPRTFDALSNLQLLFLNNNLLRSLPENVFEGTALTRLNLRNNHFSSLPAKGVLDQLTVFIQIDLQENPWDCNCDILGLKNWIEQSSSTVVVQEVTCDSPLKHAGEHLRLLSKDVICPDYPNMSDATLLSYNHKSFTPHPSRIYPSPYPELHTEVPLSVLILGLLVVFILSVCFGAGLFVFVLKRRKGVQSVPSSSANNLDISSFQLQYGSYNANSNDKTEAHVYNYIPPPVGQMCQNPIYMQKEGDPVAYYRNLQEFSYSKLDHKKEDPPTIAYTISTTELMEKQQPPEEPELLYQNIAERVKELPSAGVVHYNFCTLPKRQLMPAYETRRQNQDRLNKTVLYGTPRKYFAEQSKQEHLLLQGKLQSEPDYLEVLEKQTAISQL is encoded by the coding sequence ATGCTGAGCAGCATTTGGTTGCTAAGTGTTATATCACTGACTGGGATCTTAAAGACAGAGAGTCGGAAAACTGCCAAAGACATATGCAAGATCCGCTGTGTGTGCGAGGAAAAGGAGAATGTGTTAAACATAAATTGTGAGAATAAGGGGTTCACCAGCGTCAGTTTGCTCCTGCCTCCCCAGTCTAGAATCTATCAGCTTTTCCTTAATGGTAACTTACTAAGCAGACTGTATCCCAATGAGTTTGTCAATTACTCCAACGCTGTGACTCTCCATCTAGGCAACAACGAACTACAGGAGATCAAGACTGGGGCTTTCAACGGGCTAAAGACTCTGAAACGGCTGCATCTAAATAATAACAAACTGGAAGTGCTCAGGGAGGAAACTTTTCAGGGCCTCGAGAGTCTAGAATATTTGCAAGCAGATTACAATTTTATCAGCATTATTGAAGCTGGGGCTTTCAGCAAGCTGAATAAATTAAAAGTCCTGATTCTCAATGACAATCTCCTCTTGTCTCTCCCCAACAACGTCTTTCGTTTTGTGCTGTTAACCCATTTGGATCTGAGAGGGAATAGGCTGAAAATGTTACCCTTTGCAGGTGTCCTTGAACACATAGGAGGAATAATGGAGATCCAGCTGGAGGAAAACCCTTGGAATTGTACATGTGATCTAATTCCACTCAAGGCATGGTTGGATACCATCACAGTGTTTGTAGGAGAGATTGTCTGTGAGACCCCATTTAGGCTGCATGGAAAAGATGTCACCCAGCTAACCAGACAAGATCTTTGTCCTAGGAAAAGTTCCAGTGACACAAATCAAAGGCCAGCATTTTCAGATCCTCGTATCCACAGAATTCCCCCTACATTTAACCCTGCAATCATTCCTACCAGAGTCCCCAAGGCTAGCAGGCCCCCCAAAACTAGAAACAGGCCCACCCCCCGAGTCACAGTGTCTAAAGACAGGCAAATCTTTGGGCCTATCATGGTTTATCAGACCAAGTCTCCAGTGCCTCTGACCTGCCCTGAAAGTTGTGTCTGCACATCTCAGAACTCTGACAGTGGATTAAATATCAATTGCCAAGAAAGGAAAATTAGTAACATTTCCGATCTCCAGCCTAAGCCTACCCACCCAAGGAAACTGTATCTGACAGGTAACTATTTACAGACTGTTTATAAAGCTGATCTTCTTGAATTTGGTTCTCTGGACTTGTTACATTTAGGAAATAACAGAATTGCAATGATACAGGAAGGTGCCTTTTCAAACCTCACAAGTTTGCGTAGACTTTATCTTAATGGTAACTACCTTGAAATACTGTATCCTTCCATATTTGATGGCCTGTACAGTTTGCAGTATCTTTACTTAGAATATAATGTCATTAAGGACATTTTGCCACGTACATTTGATGCTTTGAGCAACCTTCAACTTCTGTTTCTCAACAACAATCTGCTGAGATCTCTGCCTGAAAATGTATTTGAAGGCACTGCACTTACTAGACTCAATCTGAGAAACAATCATTTTTCTTCTCTGCCTGCAAAGGGGGTTCTGGACCAGCTTACAGTGTTTATACAAATAGATCTTCAAGAGAACCCGTGGGATTGCAACTGTGATATTTTAGGTCTAAAGAACTGGATAGAACAGTCTAGTTCCACGGTAGTTGTGCAGGAAGTAACATGTGACTCACCACTTAAGCATGCTGGTGAACACTTAAGGCTTCTGTCCAAGGATGTAATTTGTCCAGATTACCCCAATATGTCTGATGCCACCCTCCTATCATATAACCACAAATCTTTCACGCCACACCCTTCTCGTATATATCCAAGTCCATACCCAGAGCTGCATACTGAGGTTCCCCTCTCAGTGCTCATTTTGGgattactggttgtatttattCTTTCTGTTTGCTTTGGGGCAGGGTTGTTTGTCTTTGTTCTTAAACGACGAAAAGGGGTACAAAGTGTGCCAAGCAGCAGTGCTAACAACCTAGACATTAGTTCTTTTCAGCTACAATATGGATCCTATAATGCAAACAGCAATGATAAAACAGAGGCTCACGTGTACAATTATATCCCTCCACCTGTTGGGCAAATGTGCCAAAACCCTATCTACATGCAAAAAGAAGGTGATCCGGTTGCCTACTACAGAAACCTTCAAGAATTTAGTTACAGTAAACTAGATCATAAAAAGGAGGACCCTCCGACCATAGCTTATACAATAAGCACAACTGAGTTGATGGAAAAGCAGCAGCCCCCAGAAGAGCCCGAGCTTCTCTATCAGAACATTGCAGAGAGGGTAAAGGAATTACCTAGTGCGGGGGTAGTTCATTATAACTTTTGTACCTTGCCGAAAAGGCAGCTTATGCCAGCGTATGAAACAAGGCGTCAAAATCAGGACAGGTTAAATAAAACTGTATTATATGGCACTCCCAGGAAGTACTTTGCAGAACAATCAAAGCAGGAGCACCTTTTGCTTCAAGGAAAACTGCAATCAGAGCCAGATTATCTGGAGGTTCTAGAGAAACAAACTGCAATAAGTCAGCTGTAG